The following nucleotide sequence is from Cellvibrio sp. PSBB006.
AGCGAGCCTGTGCTGACGATTGAAAGTGACCGGTTGGTAGCAGGGCAGGTGATACAGTTTGAAGCAGATTTATAAAGCCTGAAAGAAAAAGAGCCTGATAGCGGGCTCTTTCTCATGCTGGGCATCAATTAGTTATACCGCGTGTCAGTGCTCAGCCCTGACTCGATTGGCCGCACTTCAATCTTGCCTAAGCGGGCGGACGGCCAGTTCAAGGCGATCTGCACAGCTTCTTCCTGATCTTTAACATCAATCAGGAAAAACCCTCCCAACTGCTCCTTGGTTTCCGCAAAAGGCCCGTCGGTAATGGAAGAAATGCCGTTGCGAATTTGCACGGTGTTAGCCTTGCGTGCACTTTGCAGCGGCTCGGTCATAATCAACTTACCGTTTTGGCGCAAGCCATCCACATAAGCCAGGGTTTCATCACGCAAACGTAACCATTCATCGTGCGGCATTTGATGGAAAATGTTTTCATCTTCATAAGCGAGACAGAGAAATTTCATGGATGAATCCTTCAGTGAATACAGTGTCGAGCCAGCTTCTGAATGCAACCGCTGCCGTTTTAGCGGCGGCGGTTAACTTTACGGCTTTTAGACACCGTAGCTGTCTGGGGAGCATAGGGTTTGTTGATCAACAACTGAAAACCGCCAAACGTCATCGCCATCAACCCGACGCAGGTAGCGATAACAAACGCCTCGCGGCTAAAAAGCGCATAGGATAAGGGAATAATCAAAAAGCCAATTGCCAGAAAACCCCAGCCAAGTTTTTGGTTTTTACTCATGATAGTCATCCTGTTATTTTTAGGTACAATGATTGTCAATGATAAAAATTTACTTGATAAAGTATTTTATTCTTTATTCAGCGCATGATTTTTCGTTAATACGCATGATGAAAACTGAAGAAAGTCATTTAAATGAATCGTTATTATCTTCTCAACAATAGGCAG
It contains:
- a CDS encoding YciI family protein gives rise to the protein MKFLCLAYEDENIFHQMPHDEWLRLRDETLAYVDGLRQNGKLIMTEPLQSARKANTVQIRNGISSITDGPFAETKEQLGGFFLIDVKDQEEAVQIALNWPSARLGKIEVRPIESGLSTDTRYN